In one Novipirellula artificiosorum genomic region, the following are encoded:
- a CDS encoding BBP7 family outer membrane beta-barrel protein — translation MLSFKRTSCFTFAMVALIATTSNAQFTPSEQGTSQRRSARPSGSIRRSERTARASWQPVRSTAAVDADARNTSVSQPASGQASVVRQASHLTTTRVRPTGHAIPVPPSTGSVSVMESPIVDGTILTEPLDGQVVLEPIYSPIYDGGMSCDAMPAGSNCGCDSIACDGGCDFTMTGNSCCGELCSPKSWRPCVTLCLPTDGWVSFEYLAWWQDGMGLPPLVTTSTDPNVSQANAGVLGQPTTRTLFGGEEVLTDTFEGGRLRFGVWLDRCHTWAVSAEYFQLGSQSESFFQNSNGDPILARPFFNVDPTSGSPREDSELVAFNGTGNTIVSGAVGATAESQLVGGGFNFRRLQKTSEGCNRWLFNNCPEQYCSRVETLFGYRYLQLDESVGIFENLTGIAPQANFNIVDNFRTKNQFNGVDIGAVYRQTRGNWTIDGLVRLGVGTTHQTVSINGSTVISGDTTNPGSQTYPGGLLAQQTNMGTYTRDQFSVIPEFNANLGYQLNDHWRIMLGYTFIYWSNVVRPGEHISRDLNPNQLPPPVDPLTGPARPSFAFDSVDYWVQGINTGLEYRW, via the coding sequence GTGCTTTCTTTCAAACGCACCTCCTGTTTCACGTTCGCAATGGTTGCCTTGATCGCAACCACGTCGAACGCCCAGTTTACGCCTTCGGAGCAAGGCACATCCCAGCGCAGATCGGCTCGTCCCTCTGGATCGATTCGACGATCGGAACGAACGGCTCGGGCAAGCTGGCAGCCTGTTCGCTCTACCGCCGCGGTTGACGCAGATGCTCGCAACACAAGTGTTTCGCAGCCTGCCAGCGGGCAAGCATCCGTCGTTCGCCAAGCGAGCCACCTCACGACAACGCGGGTTCGTCCCACCGGTCATGCCATTCCCGTGCCTCCGTCAACGGGATCGGTATCGGTGATGGAAAGCCCCATCGTCGATGGCACGATTCTCACCGAACCGCTCGACGGCCAGGTGGTGCTCGAGCCGATCTATTCACCGATTTATGACGGTGGTATGTCGTGCGACGCGATGCCAGCCGGCAGCAACTGTGGTTGCGATTCCATAGCATGTGACGGAGGTTGCGACTTTACCATGACGGGCAACAGTTGCTGTGGCGAGCTGTGCAGTCCCAAATCTTGGCGTCCTTGTGTGACGCTGTGTTTGCCAACCGACGGATGGGTTTCCTTCGAGTACCTCGCCTGGTGGCAAGATGGAATGGGGCTGCCCCCCTTGGTCACAACGAGCACCGACCCGAACGTTTCGCAGGCCAATGCGGGAGTTCTCGGTCAACCCACCACACGGACTTTATTCGGTGGCGAAGAAGTGCTGACCGATACCTTTGAAGGCGGTCGACTCCGCTTTGGCGTGTGGTTGGATCGATGCCACACCTGGGCGGTTTCCGCCGAGTACTTTCAGCTTGGCAGCCAAAGCGAATCGTTTTTCCAGAATAGCAACGGTGACCCGATTTTGGCCCGACCGTTCTTCAACGTGGATCCTACCTCCGGCAGTCCTCGTGAGGATTCGGAACTCGTCGCTTTCAACGGCACGGGGAACACGATCGTTTCGGGTGCTGTCGGTGCCACGGCCGAGAGTCAGTTGGTGGGAGGGGGATTCAATTTTCGCCGGCTCCAGAAAACCAGCGAAGGATGCAACCGATGGTTGTTCAACAATTGCCCTGAACAATACTGCTCGCGAGTTGAAACGTTGTTCGGTTACCGATACCTTCAACTCGACGAGAGCGTGGGCATCTTCGAAAACTTGACCGGTATCGCACCTCAAGCCAACTTCAATATCGTTGACAACTTCCGCACGAAGAACCAATTTAACGGCGTCGATATCGGTGCCGTCTACCGTCAAACTCGCGGAAATTGGACCATTGATGGCTTAGTGCGACTGGGCGTTGGAACGACACACCAAACCGTTAGCATCAACGGTTCGACCGTGATTTCAGGTGATACGACCAATCCAGGTAGCCAAACCTATCCGGGCGGCCTGTTGGCTCAGCAGACCAACATGGGAACCTACACTCGCGATCAGTTTTCGGTGATTCCTGAGTTCAATGCGAACCTGGGATACCAACTCAACGATCACTGGCGGATCATGCTCGGTTATACCTTTATCTACTGGTCGAACGTGGTTCGACCTGGCGAGCACATCTCGCGAGACCTGAACCCCAACCAATTGCCTCCACCGGTTGATCCCTTGACGGGGCCCGCTCGACCGAGCTTCGCATTCGATTCGGTTGATTACTGGGTCCAAGGTATCAACACGGGCTTAGAATACCGCTGGTAA